Genomic DNA from Mycobacterium stomatepiae:
GGTGGGTGCCACCCGAATCGAGACGCCGTCGCGGTCCCACACCGGGCCCTCGGTGTGTTCGTGCACCTCGATCGGTGGCGGCGTGTTCAGGTCGTCGTGGTGGGCGATTCGGTAACCGATGTCGTGGCCGAATGCCTTCAGGATGGCCTCGACCGTCTCCGCGGTGCCGGGCGGCCCGATGATCGGGAACGGCGCGGGATCCGGGGTGAACGTGGTGATCCACCGCGTGATGAGCAGGTCGCCCAGATCGCCGATGTGGTCGCTGTGCAGGTGGGTGAGCAGCAGCGCCGACAGCCCGGCGGCGCCCACGCCGACGGCCGCCGCGCGCTGCAGGACGCCGCGCCCGCAATCCACCAGGAACACCTGCCCGCCGGCCCGCACCAGCGTCGCCGGACCCGCCCGGTTGGGGTCGGGGATGGGACTGCCGGTTCCCAACAGGGTGATCTCGATCATGGCCCTCATCCTTCAAGACGCGTCGGCGGATTGTGGGCCATTCGGGTGAACGAAGGGGATCGGCCGTTGTCAGTGGCGCGTTTGACCCGCGGGCCCGCGGGTATCGGGTGATGATCGGTTAAGGGTTTTCGCGTTGCCTTTCCCGCCGCGCGAGATAGCCGTAGCCTGGTGTGAAGCAGATCACAACGAGCTGGAGGCTTGATGCGGATAGCGGACGTTTTGCGTAACAAGGGCGCGGCGGTCACGACGATCAATC
This window encodes:
- a CDS encoding ribonuclease Z, translated to MIEITLLGTGSPIPDPNRAGPATLVRAGGQVFLVDCGRGVLQRAAAVGVGAAGLSALLLTHLHSDHIGDLGDLLITRWITTFTPDPAPFPIIGPPGTAETVEAILKAFGHDIGYRIAHHDDLNTPPPIEVHEHTEGPVWDRDGVSIRVAPTDHRPVAPTIGFRIDTNGASVVLAGDTVPCAGLDELAVGAGALVHTAIRKDIVTQIPQQRLQDICDYHSSVEEAAATAARAGVGTLVMTHYVPALVPGQEEQWRTLAASEFGGRIELGDDLHRVEVPPTGAVSEKL